TCTGTCGAGCCCTTCTGCATGGAGACGTTCCCAGCAGGCTTCCTCGGCGCCGGGGGTGATCGGAAAGAACAGCGCGCCGTTGGCTCTGGCAGCTTTGAGATCACCCGGCGCATCGCCGATCATCAGGATTTTGTCGCGCCCATACTTGTTGGCGGCGGCGAATTTCAGGTGCTCCGTCTTGGTGCCCATTTCCTGGCCCGCAATCATCCTGACAAAGCCGGCCAGGCCGTGCTCGGTCCATTCCCGCTTGAGCGCCTCGGCGGGCGTTTGCGAAATGCACATCGCGTCCGCCCGTGCGTTGATCTTCTGCAAACATTCCCGCACCCGGGGAAACGGCGGCACGCCTTTCACGATGTCTTCGATCTGCGCATTCACGGCATCCGACCAGCGTTTGACCTGTTCGAGTCCTTTGTTGCCATTCTTCACTTCCGCGTTGAGGGTGGCGTTGCCGAGCTTCGTTTCCCGTTTGATCCACTCATCGATCGAGGAGAGATCTGGCATCTTCACGCCGCGCGCCTTCACGGGCGGACGCTCTCCGAGAAGTCTGACCGCTTTCGACAGGGCCGGGAAACGGTTCGCGCCGCGGTCCTTCGAGTAGAGGTTCACGAACTCCCAGACTTCACGGGCGTACTTGCTGGCAGCCTGAAGATCGAAATGCTTGATGAACATCGGCGTGAAACACTCCTTATGCTTGATTTCCATGCTGTCGAAAATGCAGCCGTCGGAGTCAATGCCGACAAAGAATTCTTTCGAGGGTTTGAAATCGCGCAGTATTTGTGCAGGGTCGCTCATAATTGGCAGGCGAATTAGGCAAGCAAAGGACGGTGGAGTCAAATCGGTTTTGTTTCGTGCGCTTTTGCCCGGCCGTCCGGCTGGTGGCAACACGGATTGCTTGACAGCGGCGTTGGAACCCGTCAACAAACGGGCATGACCCGCCCGCTCACCCGACGCCGTTTTACGCGCGCGCTGTTCACTGCCGCCGGCGCAATCACAGCCGCGCCCGCCTTTCTTCGCGGACAAAACCTGAACGACAAACTGAACGTCGCCATCATCGGGTCCGGCGGCCGGGGCGCGGCCAATCTTGAATCGGTTTCCTCCGAGAACATCGTTGCCTTGTGTGACGTGAATGCGAAAAACCTCGACGCCGCGGCTGTGAAGCATCCGCGCGCGAAAAAGGTCGTCGATTTTCGGAGGCTGTTTGAAAACGCGCGGGATTTCGATGCGGTCGTCGTGAGCACCTGCGAGCACACACACGCCTTTGCCACGATGCTCGTGCTGCAGCACGGCAAGCACGTGTATTGTGAGAAGCCGCTGACGCACAACATCTGGGAAGCGCGACGCATCCGCGAGGCGGCGGCCAAAGCGAAGGTCGCGACGCAGATGGGCATCCAGATTCACGCCACCGAGAATTATCATCAGGTGGTCGAACTTGTGCAGGGCGGCATCGTCGGCCCGGTCCGGGAGGCGCACGTC
The sequence above is drawn from the Candidatus Angelobacter sp. genome and encodes:
- a CDS encoding HAD hydrolase-like protein, whose product is MSDPAQILRDFKPSKEFFVGIDSDGCIFDSMEIKHKECFTPMFIKHFDLQAASKYAREVWEFVNLYSKDRGANRFPALSKAVRLLGERPPVKARGVKMPDLSSIDEWIKRETKLGNATLNAEVKNGNKGLEQVKRWSDAVNAQIEDIVKGVPPFPRVRECLQKINARADAMCISQTPAEALKREWTEHGLAGFVRMIAGQEMGTKTEHLKFAAANKYGRDKILMIGDAPGDLKAARANGALFFPITPGAEEACWERLHAEGLDRFFAGSYSGDYEATLVKEFDACLPEKPGWQLAP
- a CDS encoding Gfo/Idh/MocA family oxidoreductase — encoded protein: MTRPLTRRRFTRALFTAAGAITAAPAFLRGQNLNDKLNVAIIGSGGRGAANLESVSSENIVALCDVNAKNLDAAAVKHPRAKKVVDFRRLFENARDFDAVVVSTCEHTHAFATMLVLQHGKHVYCEKPLTHNIWEARRIREAAAKAKVATQMGIQIHATENYHQVVELVQGGIVGPVREAHV